A single Amphiprion ocellaris isolate individual 3 ecotype Okinawa chromosome 15, ASM2253959v1, whole genome shotgun sequence DNA region contains:
- the LOC111578388 gene encoding lens fiber membrane intrinsic protein-like isoform X2 → MFPVSKSYSAAAPLYQLKMYSFMGGGLFCAIVGNILLVVSTATDYWMQYRLSGNYAHQGLWRYCMSNKCYMQTDSIAYWNATRAFMILSGMSCFAGIIAGIMSFSHFSSFERFNRSFAAGIMFFVSTFFVLLGMAIYTGVTVNFLGRRFGDWRFSWSYILGWVAMLMTFFAGIFYICAYRMCECRRGTGPR, encoded by the exons ATGTTTCCAGTATCGAAGAG TTACTCTGCAGCTGCCCCCTTATATCAGCTCAAGATGTACAGCTTCATGGGAGGGGGCCTGTTCTGTGCCATCGTGGGTAACATCCTGTTAGTGGTCTCCACGGCCACAGACTACTGGATGCAGTACCGTCTCTCTGGAAACTATGCCCACCAGGGTCTCTGGAGGTACTGCATGTCCAACAAGTGCTACATGCAGACCGACAGCATCG CCTACTGGAATGCCACCAGAGCCTTCATGATCCTCTCAGGGATGTCGTGCTTCGCCGGCATCATCGCTGGCATCATGTCCTTTTCACACTTTTCCTCCTTCGAAAGGTTCAACCGCTCCTTTGCAGCAGGAATCATGTTCTTTGTCTCCA CTTTCTTTGTTCTGCTGGGTATGGCCATCTACACTGGGGTGACTGTCAACTTCTTGGGAAGGCGTTTTGGTGACTGGCGCTTCTCCTGGTCCTACATACTGGGCTGGGTGGCTATGCTCATGACCTTCTTCGCAG GTATTTTCTACATATGCGCCTACAGAATGTGTGAATGCAGGAGAGGAACTGGTCCACGCTAG
- the LOC111578388 gene encoding lens fiber membrane intrinsic protein-like isoform X1: MHRGPCRLVFKCTSHRETHRILLSSTKKPRGQPFGYSAAAPLYQLKMYSFMGGGLFCAIVGNILLVVSTATDYWMQYRLSGNYAHQGLWRYCMSNKCYMQTDSIAYWNATRAFMILSGMSCFAGIIAGIMSFSHFSSFERFNRSFAAGIMFFVSTFFVLLGMAIYTGVTVNFLGRRFGDWRFSWSYILGWVAMLMTFFAGIFYICAYRMCECRRGTGPR; this comes from the exons ATGCACCGTGGCCCCTGCAGGCTCGTATTCAAGTGCACCTCACACAGGGAGACACACAGGATTTTGCTTTCGTCAACAAAAAAACCGAGGGGACAACCTTTTGG TTACTCTGCAGCTGCCCCCTTATATCAGCTCAAGATGTACAGCTTCATGGGAGGGGGCCTGTTCTGTGCCATCGTGGGTAACATCCTGTTAGTGGTCTCCACGGCCACAGACTACTGGATGCAGTACCGTCTCTCTGGAAACTATGCCCACCAGGGTCTCTGGAGGTACTGCATGTCCAACAAGTGCTACATGCAGACCGACAGCATCG CCTACTGGAATGCCACCAGAGCCTTCATGATCCTCTCAGGGATGTCGTGCTTCGCCGGCATCATCGCTGGCATCATGTCCTTTTCACACTTTTCCTCCTTCGAAAGGTTCAACCGCTCCTTTGCAGCAGGAATCATGTTCTTTGTCTCCA CTTTCTTTGTTCTGCTGGGTATGGCCATCTACACTGGGGTGACTGTCAACTTCTTGGGAAGGCGTTTTGGTGACTGGCGCTTCTCCTGGTCCTACATACTGGGCTGGGTGGCTATGCTCATGACCTTCTTCGCAG GTATTTTCTACATATGCGCCTACAGAATGTGTGAATGCAGGAGAGGAACTGGTCCACGCTAG
- the LOC111578388 gene encoding lens fiber membrane intrinsic protein-like isoform X3 — protein sequence MYSFMGGGLFCAIVGNILLVVSTATDYWMQYRLSGNYAHQGLWRYCMSNKCYMQTDSIAYWNATRAFMILSGMSCFAGIIAGIMSFSHFSSFERFNRSFAAGIMFFVSTFFVLLGMAIYTGVTVNFLGRRFGDWRFSWSYILGWVAMLMTFFAGIFYICAYRMCECRRGTGPR from the exons ATGTACAGCTTCATGGGAGGGGGCCTGTTCTGTGCCATCGTGGGTAACATCCTGTTAGTGGTCTCCACGGCCACAGACTACTGGATGCAGTACCGTCTCTCTGGAAACTATGCCCACCAGGGTCTCTGGAGGTACTGCATGTCCAACAAGTGCTACATGCAGACCGACAGCATCG CCTACTGGAATGCCACCAGAGCCTTCATGATCCTCTCAGGGATGTCGTGCTTCGCCGGCATCATCGCTGGCATCATGTCCTTTTCACACTTTTCCTCCTTCGAAAGGTTCAACCGCTCCTTTGCAGCAGGAATCATGTTCTTTGTCTCCA CTTTCTTTGTTCTGCTGGGTATGGCCATCTACACTGGGGTGACTGTCAACTTCTTGGGAAGGCGTTTTGGTGACTGGCGCTTCTCCTGGTCCTACATACTGGGCTGGGTGGCTATGCTCATGACCTTCTTCGCAG GTATTTTCTACATATGCGCCTACAGAATGTGTGAATGCAGGAGAGGAACTGGTCCACGCTAG